Part of the Anopheles gambiae chromosome 3, idAnoGambNW_F1_1, whole genome shotgun sequence genome is shown below.
AAGGGCAAAAACATGCCTCACAATGAAGCTAGCTAGTGAGCTCATCCTTCACGCTGAACAACAAATCACTGCAGCGACGTGAAGCGTtggtagaaaaagaaaaacagcccGACTATTGCAAACGGAAGGTTTGTTTTGTCTGGAAAGTAGTTAATTTAGTGCACAAAAACACTACTGAGGGAATGGTTTTGCATACGCTCTTTTGGAAGCGCTTTGTCAGATATGTTTCTAGTTGTTCAGGTCCTTGTTCAGGGAGTTTGCCGACAGTTTTTGCCCCACTCCCGTGTTGGCATCGATTTGCTGCTTAATCGTTCGTGGTGTTTATCCGACACCAAGGATAATAAAGatgtcttcctttttttaaataaaaagatcGGATGTCTGCCAGTGCATCTCATCgtaagttttttttcgtaTTGCATTTAAAGGCTTCAATCGCTTAAATCGCCTGAGAAAGGAAACATTATCCAATGAGGAAAGCGTGTCTTTAAGGTCTCGTCTGTGTCACACGGGACAATGTGACAGAAAAAGCtcacaaaaatgaaacaatggcAGAGGCGGGATGGTAGGAAGCAATGTTCATCCATACCATATACAATTGATAATTCCAGTCTATTTACTGCTCAATTCAGGCTTAAGTTGGCGTAGTCTTCAGCCATTTCATATTATTGAAGTCAATTCAACGACTTGTCCACTCAGCTATAGATCTCTTATTGGTATGGTAAGTTATCGGAGTAATATCCGGATTGATTgataattaataataacaCTTAGGAAATGTTCAAACATCATTTGGATTCATGGCGAGAATGATATTAGGTCGTACGATTGAACGACTGTACTCTGGAACTGACCAGATGAAATACAGTTTAAAATATATAGTTGTAAAAGGTCCTTAATCAAGGAATGGATTCCATTAAGTAACATTCCTGCAAATTAATGGAGAGCTACATCAGATGACATTGAGCTCAGCTTTCATCAGTTACAAAACCACTTATTTACAATACGAATTGTAAGAATATTAAGGTGAATTGGTCTTCATCGAATGTTTCCAAAGAGTATCTATTTCCTTAATGGGAGCCGTAAAGTACCCGTCCCTGATAGAAATGAAAACGACTTCCAAATTATTTGAGTGACACAAACATCGACCTGTACGCAACTTTAAGCGCTGTCTGAGGGCCTCGAGGTGGCGACCCTTGACCCTTGAAAATACAACCTATTTCCCCATCTCACaagccatttttcatctgCATACCAATTCGGTTGAGAATCGCTAAATCAACCTTTCCATTGGACAATTCAGCTGACCCTACATTAGTCTCTCCGCTGAGGGCCCTATATTCATGCTAATCCTCCTGTTGTGTAACTGCTGTTGTGACTTAAAATAAAAGTGACCCACAAATATCTTCAAAAGTAAGTGTAGACAAGTCCGAAGAAGATTTAGGTGCATTGCTTTGGttttgtatatatttttttacacagcATCTCCAATAGTTTCAAACTTTGCCATCAATCCCAACATTATTGCTAACTGAGACACCTCGATATCATGAATCAAGACTCATATCATTCCCAAGATTGATTGGCACTGTGTGTTTCGCGCAACTGTGCTGAAGAAGAACCCAAAGTTTTCAGCTTGTCATCGTGAGCAGTCCAACGTGCTATAACAATCGTTCAACGCCTCGAGTATCTTATCTCTGGATCTTTATTTATGGGCATTCAACCCCTCAGAGAACCCCCGTTTGGGGGTACGTCTCGTACGTAGAGACCATGTAAAGTGCTCCACgccagcagcacaccatcgAACCGTACTGTTCCTAACGATGGAATCCCGCGCATCACGCATCAGATCGACCAAAGGGGTCCAAGATCACTTCCGGATGCGGTCACAGTTGCAAACAACGCGTTTCACAGACACTGTGCGCGATGCGCGGGAAACGCATGCGACTAGCTCCCGAGCAGATCACGGTACGGCTTCATCAGCCTCAGCAGAGTGGTGAGCGGGAACTGCCGCGCCGCATCTCCACCAAGTTTGGCCAGAAAGTCCGCCAGCGCACCGTGGTAGTGGTGCAGCAGGCTGTCCATATTGTCGCGCCGGAACTGTTCCCCGGCCGagatgaagaagaagtagcACAGGTCGAGGATGGGCGAAGCGTACCGGGACGATTGCCAGTCCGTCAAGATAACCCCCGTTGCCACGTTGTTCTGCGAACGATACGTTATCGTATCAGATGAAAGGTAATCATAGCggggctctctctctcccgatGTGACTTACCTCATTATGCGAGTAGATGAGATTGTTGATCCAGCAGTCACCGTGCGTGACGACACAGTACGGTTCGGCGGTGGCCGGATCGCAACACTTCTTCAAGCTCTCAAACACTGCATCCTTCACGGCGACGATACGCTCCTGTTCCGACTCGAAGCGCGTCCTCATCGTGATCAACGCCCGATCGAACGATTCCTTCATCAGCGTGATCAACGCCGAGTCCGGCTGTCCGGTCCGCTTGTACTGCTCGAACAGCTCCGGCCGCTGCTCCTTCATCGCAAACGAGAGCGCATGCAGACGGCCCAGCTGCTCCATCACCAGCCGCGTATGCTCCACGTTGATCGGTTCCAGCTTGTCCCAGTCCCACTTCTCGAACGCTTCGTTGTACTCCAGCATGATCAGTGCTTCCGGCTCCGGCGCGTCCGTGTTGCAGTGTGCCAGATAGCACTTGGGCGTCGCATAGAACCCGTCGCCCGACTCCTCCGACAGACCCTTCTCCGCCTGGAACTCGTAGAACCCATGCAGCGTTTCGCGGTAGAAGAAGCACTCGCGCTTGAACAGCTCGAGCGAACGTTCGTCACCGTTCGGCGGCACCTTACACCACAGCGTAAACTCCCGATCGTCCCCGTTGATGATGGCCTTGAAGACGAAGCTCACGTACCCGTCGCACTCCAGGCGCGTCTCCTCGTCGAAGTCGACCGAAAACAGATCCGGCGTAAAGCCCTGCTCGACCGCGATCCGGCGGATCGCCTCGTACACGTAGTCGTTGAACATGGGCGTTATCTTACGGTCGGCCATGGCGTTTGGGTTTCTGCTGCACTGGAGACTACACCGCACTGACGCACTTGAGACACTGCTAATGATTGAATTGACACAATCAGCAGCCGTGTGAATGGTCTTAAATAGGCCGGGTTGGAGTATGCGTTCCAGCGCCAATTCTCCCCGCTATTAGGGGATGAATGTGGTCGTGTAATGGTATTGGCACTGGAGAGCGTCGAAAGGGAGCGAATAGGGAGAGAATTTTTGGGGGGAGAGTTGCTGAGAGCTTCAGATTCCCGTATGCGAGCGTCTGGGTTTATCTTATCTCAGCGCTGCGTGTTCGGTCCACACCAGCGGTCGATCGGTGCGTTTGACGCATGGGTTGATGGAAAAGTTGAAGAGCTTTATATTGACGAGATTTTATTCACCGAAGTGGTAATTAAGCTTActaatttataattaaaaaatgcatAGTACAATAAAAGAAGATCActgaaaacaaaatgtaaataataccaaacaaatcaaaaatcGAGAAATACAGTTACCTGTTTCTTTCATCATTTATTTCaacatttattcatttatctATCTATTTCTGTATTGATTAACTCACTttctaatttatatttatgttCTCATCTTTTGTgtcatattttgttttcttgctcGAATTTTTAGTTTAATAATCATGAGTTTATGTATCATGATAATTATTGATTAATTTACCTTTTTATCTATATTCatgttatttttgtatttcttgATCACGTTGTTATTCCAATAACTATACGTTTATCTTACCTAATGATTATTTAATtgctcattattttatttttcatggaGTGTCGACCGACATTTTTCATTACAGCAATTGTGTTGACCCAAATAAAAAATGTGATGTACCACTTACTGTTACACAGTTGTACTATATTTGCAACGCTGGTTGATTTCAGGACATACTCAATTACTGAAAAGAATCACATTCACGATAGAAACAATTCGAAACACCCTAAACAAACATCCGCAATTGAACATGTACTCTCTAACATTTGTTAAGCTCACTCACACCGATTCCAATAGAGGGGGTGTGTTCGACGGAGTAATGTTGTGCAATTACAGTCCCAACATTCCTAACAAGCTGCAATCGATAGATATTGGCCAAACTGGTGAAACTTACCAAAAAAGGGGTTGTAAGAAAAACAGATTGATAGCTAAATTTAGCTACACGCTATCTCCCACAACTAGCAATCGTATCAACAAAAATCGGCTGACTCATCCGTCAGCGCTGATAAACGCTGCCATCCATCGCAAACCGGCGGTACAGCATCGTACAGGCCTGGTCGGTGGGCTGGAGGAAAATTAATTACCAAACAAAACTCCCAAGCTCACTGTCGGGAGTTAAGCGGTCGGCTGTAAACGGTCGGCAGTGCTGTGTGCAGTATGCGAACCGGAGCGGCTGCATTGTGCACCCGGGAAGCCGGGAATTATATTTGCTTTTATGGGACCGATTTACATAATTCTCCCGTTTTGCTTACAAACATGGCGTGAAATGCAGCCATTTCACTGCGAGGAGCGCACACAGCACAGAACCGGGCGGTGTAGGTGATACATTTTTAATccttattttccatttccggtTTGGGAAGCGTTTATCTCCCGATGGGAGTGGACGTAGCGTGGTTTGTACGATTTTATGTTTCCGTCCTTTCcgcttttttcttgctttctaCGCTTCCATTCATTCCCAAACGCGGAATGCACAGCACCAAACGGGGAGGATTTacatttcaatgttttgttattaaattatCGTGTTTATGAAGTCCCGGCACGGTCCCACCATGGACCCGCGCACGAATGCATCCTTTCACGGGTGGTCTCAACCTTCGGAAGGATCACCGGcgcatttatttgtttacatacaCACGAACGCGTAAGGAGCGAGCGGTCTGCacgtttggttgtttgtttgaaatcaACAGAACGTTGTATTTTTAATGCTGTGATGCCTGCCTGTTACAATGGACGATTGTGATTGTGAGCGTTATTGCGGGACATGAGCATTGTGGATgagtgtggttgtgtgttttttttacattttctgcTGAAATGTCAGTAATTTATGATAAAGGTAGTGGGAGAGAAACGTAGTCAGTGAATTAATCTTTAATAAATCCCCCAAAGATTATCTGTACGACGTATAACGTTAACTGTATAACGTTCAAAGgagaataaaaatgaatttattaaCACAAACAATGCACGTTAATGAATGTTGCTAAGATTCcaataatgtttaattaatgtcggtgtaattaaaaaaaaaacacttttaacaTAAATTCAACCATTGATCTAATATTTCTGTACTTTTGATGCCATATGATGCTTTTCCACATTCCCGCAAGGAAAACATACGCATATTCTTTCAAAGACAAGGAAgcattcattttaaaaaatgctgTTAGTGAAAAATCTGTTAGTGAAAAAGaatcgaaagaaagaaatattaataacaacacaaaactGTTCTCAGATGTTCACAAATTGTCACAAACGAATGAACTATTCTATTCTGACCTCAAAAAGAACGAACAGAAAAACAGAATTAAATGgcattgttttcattttagaATAAAAAATCCGCCTTTAAAAAGAACTTCAATCCTAAGATACAAATTCCATTGAGTGTTTCTTTCGTAAATGGATCAAAATGTGTTGTGAATGCCATAAAAGGCAACATAGTTGGTGATAACACGGAGTtcaatttttttgtatttatttttgtaatttatttttgaatatcAGTTTTATTTCCGCTTTGATGTAACGAACTAACTGTAACAACAGCAATCAAAATACACCATCAACCTTagctaaaataaaacaagtacTACAACAACTAAATCAGGTTACACacataattataatttttacatttgcttattttaattttttaatatcATTATAAGATAAGAGTTTGCAAAATTTAGCATCATTGTTTTTCACCGTTAAGTTCAAATTTGTCAAGAGACAGTGTATATTTTCTCTTTAGGTTTAAACATAGTAAGGCTTTTGCCGTTTGTTAACATAATCTAGCTTAACCTAACGAAAGATAAATTATGAACTACTATTTACATCAAAAAGAACCTTTAGAAGAAGGAACTCAGATTGTTGAGTTTTTTCTTTGAACCGTTCGATCATTTCATAGGCGATTTACATTTACAGTTACAGGTTTAGTACCAGTTGTATCATACAATTCTTCGAGCCTCATCCAGCGTGGGGCATTCGCGATTAGTCACAAAAAACGCTTTAATTTCACCTCGAGTAGGTTACAAACATAactaaaataaattgtattaCTAAACTTTTTAAACTATTCCAAAGCCATTGTCGTCTGAATGATCTTTATGGGATACTTCAACAATGATCTTATAAGAAATATTTACAAATGATCTGAAAAGAACTTCtgacgtcctacgcggacataccGGTCTATACTACAGGTCTTCGTGGCTTTTTCAGTACAACACAACCTGATAGTTAGTCCTTAGACCGCTCCCTGTAAAGAACATATACCAAAACCAACACCTAACAATTGtagaatattttaatatcGTCGGTATCGTCGGTTCGTGGTTTAGGACAGTAAAGTTATTAGTAATAGATACGAGGAAACTATCAATCATCTTTTAATCACTATTTAATCTACTTTCAAATGAAATCTTCAAATGAAGTCTCTGTAGTCTGCAGTTAATAATATTTGTAATTGAATTTGCCATGTTTCGTAGAACTGCAATACGCAAGCAAACATTAATAAGGCTCTCGTCAATTCCCCAGACAGTCTATGTGCACATGGGTACGTCGAGGTTTCCATCCAACCATccttatttcattatttacttTAACACGAGCTCAGAACAATCTCAGACCACTAGAGAACTTCCTTTCCGTCTGGTGGAACTTCCATGCATCGGTACGCTTCGACCGAGCGAGAAACAAACATTCACTCTCGACAGGCGCCGATACCGGCTTCCTTGTGCTGCATTAAACAGTATCCCCTTCACGGAGCATTAAAACGGTACAGGGAAATTTGCGCCACACTGTGGATTGGATGGGAAAAGTTTCAACTGCCTTATGGCAATGGTTTTCCCTCCCCCCAGGCTCACTAGCCGTTGTTGGGTGCAAATGCAAATTCAATGTCCAAAAGCCTGTTTCCACTTTCCATCGAAGGATCGTAGTTCGCTAAGCTGCTACCATGAGCAAAATGCGAATGCACCGGACCAAAGTTCGTAAGCTCGTGGACAAAATCCTGCCACAGACGAAAGTTGGGAGCCGAGTTCAGCAGCACACAACACGCGATCGTCAATCGCGTCAACAACCCGCGGTGTACCGCGGTGTGGGTTGTGCAACTTAACATGATTGCAGCAACTGCAGCACAAGCTGGGGGAGCCGACGCGAAGGAGCTCCGGCCAGCACCAAACTCGAAGGTTTTCTTTCACGGTTGGCTGGTGTAAATTTGAATATAATTATTCCTTTTTCCACCCAGTGCGGTCCCGTGCGCTCTTGAGATTTCCCGTGCACGGGGAAATTCCGCCACCGTTTGTTAGTTTGAAGAGGTAACTACACTGGCACGGGTACGAACGGTAACGATCGGAAACCCTTGTTCTGGTTAGACGCCCGGGTAGACTAATTGGTAGCCACGGGATGGCTACACCACTTGAAAACGGTCGCAAACGGTTTGCCTTGCCTTCATCGACATAAATTGAGACAAGTGTCGCCGGAAAAGTGAAACAACCCGAACCCTTTTTGCGCCCGGTCCGGCAACATGTTGCCGCAGCGGTTTTTGgggttgtgtgtatgtttttggaaaCAGTCACCCGCCCCTGTGCCACTTGGGTGAGAGGTTTTCACTGACTGATGGAAGGatgcgttgtttgttgttatttggCTATTAAGATGATAAATAGCAGTAACTGATATTGAACATCGCTTTGAAATGTGACATGTTTTTGTCGAGTGGGTTTACGGTTGTTTGaatcaattattttgaaaagTTAACCCAAATGGTCGTTGTACGTTGAAGTTTGCGACGAGGATGGAAACTCTGGCACTAGTCATTTTGGCCAGCTGTACTATCTTACTATTGACTTGCTTTTACATTGCTTATTTCTGAGAGTTTTCGGAAAGTTTCAGACTAAGCGatttaatcaattattaaCTAGTTTTAGTGCTAGCGAGTCAAACTAGAACAATAATACTGGAACTGGATGAACGATCTGCTCATGGCTGTTAAAGGATCGCCTGATCCATAATTGGTGCGACGACGAGGGATCGCGAGCAGTGGACGAGGGCGTAGTAGAACTGTTGGGGCATATAGGTCGAGTTGCTGAAGCAGTATAGGGCTGTCAATGTTACCAGTTAGCAGACCTGCTACGAATAGTTTCTGAGTTGCAATTTAGCGCCTATCCTTCAGCTGGTGAAGGCAATGGAACATGAGACAATTCTCATATGGCGGATGATGACTGCCTAGTTCCCATGGTAGTAGTGAAGCTGCTTAACGGGAGAGTTTACGTTGGATGAATTCTGAGTCTGATAGGCCCTTGTTCGACGGCTTCCAGACCACGCTGGCACACTCGAGCACTGGTTTTACGATGCTGCGATAGAAAGCCTTAAGACACTTGGAGTCCTTAAAATCGTTTGCCATACGAAGAGCAAATCCAAGAAGTAGGTTTCCGCGTTGATGACTTCTTCGGCGTGACGGTTAAATGTTAGCATTGTATCCAACACAACACCAAGATCCTTAATATAGTTTGCACATTCAATACAGATTCCGCCTATGTTATAGTTGTAGTGAATGGCATCGCGAGATCGAGCTGAATGATATCACCTGACATTTGTCGATACACAGCTGAAGATGGTCTCGGATACACCAGTGGTAAAAGATGCTTTAGTGTTGCTGAAGTTCAAGGTGATCAGGATAAAGATCTAAACTAGATCGAGTACATAATTGTTCCTTTTTAGAGTGGCTAATACATTTATGAGTCACTTAGCATCAGGATATTGAAGCTCTTCAGACACCTTCTTTCTAAAGCAATGTGATTTTGTATTAGTCTTCATTATTCCATCAAGACCTGGTAAACAATTTACCGGATTACTCCAGATGATGCGTATTGTTAAATCTGAGATGTAACTCTCAACAAGACGAAAAACTCCCACCGTTACTATGTGGCAGGTTTGATCAGGAGACAGATTGATGTGCCAAACTTACTCAGCGCTTCTACTTCGTTAAGGAATTGTAGGCCCAGCTAAAGAATCATCGAGTCAAAAGAACATTCTTTGTTTAAGTatttaatttgaatgattttgtatgaatgTCTAAGAACCCGTTTTGAAGAGTTGTACATCCCTAGGCAACTGAAACAACTGCTGGATCGTTGTGTTGTTTACTTAATGTATAAGTATTACATATATTTAAATAACATTATTATCCGATAAACAGACTAAATTGCTCtctagaaaaaaaacgtaagGTAACAAAAGGCGAACACATTTAACGCAAGAGAAAAGACTGAAAAATCCAAACGGAACTGTATAAGAACGAATTGTCAGCTTCAACCATCCATTTCAACCATTGCAGCTAGAAAAACCGtgacattttctttctttcatttctaATACACAATAAACGTAGAAACCAAAAtaatgcttcattttcataATATCTTTACTTTATATTTGAGGTTTGATAACTTACTTACGGGTTAATAAAATACATCTGATAGACACTTCCATTGCATAGGGAAAGATAGAGACAAAGTGTTTATAAAATACATTCGAACGAGATAAGCGatagagtgttttttttttaaatgttctaGATGTAACAAATACAATTCCTCGAATACAGCTCCATACATAGTGGGATCTTTCGACCAA
Proteins encoded:
- the LOC1275553 gene encoding uncharacterized protein LOC1275553; translation: MADRKITPMFNDYVYEAIRRIAVEQGFTPDLFSVDFDEETRLECDGYVSFVFKAIINGDDREFTLWCKVPPNGDERSLELFKRECFFYRETLHGFYEFQAEKGLSEESGDGFYATPKCYLAHCNTDAPEPEALIMLEYNEAFEKWDWDKLEPINVEHTRLVMEQLGRLHALSFAMKEQRPELFEQYKRTGQPDSALITLMKESFDRALITMRTRFESEQERIVAVKDAVFESLKKCCDPATAEPYCVVTHGDCWINNLIYSHNENNVATGVILTDWQSSRYASPILDLCYFFFISAGEQFRRDNMDSLLHHYHGALADFLAKLGGDAARQFPLTTLLRLMKPYRDLLGS